The following coding sequences are from one Microbacterium wangchenii window:
- a CDS encoding ROK family transcriptional regulator, translated as MRRGSNLPAVGTYNQTLVLDLIRRAPEGISRTELAERTGLSAQTLSNVARRLVGEGWIVEGTPVAAGPGKPRTPLQLRPAARCAVGIHLDPAVDTFVVVDLTGAVIAHSERTPPQMGTAADLVADLADAVEELLTAAGVPRERVLGIGVAAPGPFDAERGALFEPPLLAPAWHHAPLREHLFAATGLPTTVEKDVVAAMVGELWMDADQELDDAIFVYYGAGVGMGLAMGGTPLRGRTGNAGDVAHLGVERDGPLCECGHRGCLGAAIAPERLLVDGGVLRAGAAPTAPELRAHVDVLTRRARGGDARAAAAVERVGENLARAVVQINNLLDADVVVVGGPLWSRLAEAARPVLERAVAASRATATVRGIRLLDSALGTDVAAVGAACLVLDSALTARPADLMISSG; from the coding sequence ATGAGACGCGGGTCGAACCTGCCGGCGGTGGGCACGTACAACCAGACGCTGGTGCTCGACCTCATCCGCCGAGCGCCGGAGGGCATCAGCCGTACCGAGCTCGCCGAGCGGACGGGACTGTCGGCGCAGACGCTCAGCAACGTCGCGCGTCGGCTCGTGGGCGAGGGGTGGATCGTCGAGGGCACCCCGGTCGCCGCAGGACCCGGGAAGCCGCGCACGCCGCTGCAGTTGCGCCCCGCCGCCCGCTGCGCGGTCGGCATCCATCTCGACCCCGCCGTCGACACGTTCGTCGTGGTCGATCTGACCGGCGCCGTCATCGCCCACAGCGAGCGCACTCCGCCTCAGATGGGCACCGCCGCCGACCTCGTCGCCGATCTGGCCGACGCCGTCGAGGAGCTGCTGACCGCCGCCGGCGTCCCGCGCGAGCGCGTCCTGGGCATCGGCGTGGCCGCGCCCGGCCCCTTCGACGCCGAGCGCGGAGCACTGTTCGAGCCGCCCCTGCTGGCACCGGCGTGGCATCACGCCCCTCTGCGCGAGCACCTGTTCGCGGCCACCGGGCTCCCCACGACGGTGGAGAAGGACGTCGTGGCCGCAATGGTGGGGGAGCTGTGGATGGATGCCGACCAGGAGCTCGACGACGCGATCTTCGTGTACTACGGCGCCGGGGTCGGAATGGGGCTCGCGATGGGTGGCACGCCGCTGCGGGGCCGCACCGGCAACGCCGGCGACGTCGCCCACCTCGGCGTCGAGCGCGATGGCCCGCTGTGCGAGTGCGGGCACCGCGGATGCCTGGGCGCAGCGATCGCGCCGGAGCGGCTCCTCGTCGACGGAGGGGTTCTGCGGGCGGGTGCGGCGCCGACCGCTCCGGAGCTGCGGGCCCACGTCGACGTGCTGACGCGCCGTGCACGGGGCGGGGATGCGCGCGCCGCGGCCGCTGTCGAGCGGGTCGGGGAGAACCTCGCGCGTGCCGTCGTCCAGATCAACAATCTCCTCGACGCCGACGTCGTGGTGGTCGGGGGACCGTTGTGGAGCCGGTTGGCCGAGGCGGCGCGCCCCGTGCTGGAGCGCGCGGTGGCCGCCAGCCGCGCCACCGCGACGGTGCGCGGCATCCGGCTGCTCGACAGCGCGCTCGGAACCGACGTCGCCGCGGTGGGCGCCGCGTGCCTCGTGCTCGATTCCGCGCTCACGGCGCGCCCGGCCGATCTGATGATCTCCTCGGGCTGA
- a CDS encoding alpha-mannosidase yields the protein MHDRSTLAALRVDRFIRERLLPAVHRDAHPLEVTCWEAPGEPVTFAEAAAGEYRPISAGEAWGRPWGTTWFRVTGAVPDRWRGADGALPAGTRAELVADLGFTIGQPGFQCEAMVWSPDGRPVRGIAPLNNAVIEAVGADGAVDVYIEGASNPDVGSLFTFAPTPVGDPLTAGTDPVYRLRHVDVRLRDLEVAGLLADTVALHGLAAQLDPASPRQADIVAALERMIDAVDPHDVAGTATAGRAVLAPALARPAAASAHTLHAVGHAHIDSAWLWPVRETVRKVARTFSNVLSLMDEDPGVVFAASSAQQYAWMKEYYPDLFERIRARVAEGRFVPVGGMWVESDTNMPGGEALARQFVAGKGFFLREFGIDTREVWLPDSFGYTGAMPQVAAAAGARWFLTQKISWNETNRFPHHTFQWEGIDGTRLFTHFPPVDTYNSTVSAAELAYAERNYADKGRGTVSLLPYGYGDGGGGPTREMAAAVARAQSLEGSPRVVHSSPRRFFETAEAEYPDPEVWVGELYLEFHRGTYTSQLRTKQGNRRSEHLLREAELWATAATVHTGAEYPAERLSRAWETVLLQQFHDILPGSSIAWVHRDAERNYVHVARELEDIIDASLRRLAGDGAHTLTANAAPHARRGVHALSAAPRTATAGTVPRAEAAGWVLDNGVVRVVIDRRGLVTSAVDLATGRECIPPDAAGGLLQLHRDTPTQWDAWDVDVHYRATVTELTDADRVVAVEDAVVVERSFGDSRIVQRISLEAGSHTVEFAFELDWHETQKLLKLAFPIDVHTDRATSEIQFGHIDRATHTNTSWDTARFETVAHRWVRVAEPDFGVAVVNDSTYGHDITRAPRSTGGGTVSIVRLSLIRAALFPDPTQDQGAHALRVGLVIGAEVADAVAEGYRMNLPERVVTGAAATDIPPLVSVSAPGVVVEAVKLAEDGSGDVVVRLYEALGRRTTASLSTGFAATAVTETDLLERALTASAVVDVQMGERLEVTLQLRPFQLVTLRFAR from the coding sequence ATGCACGACCGCTCCACCCTGGCCGCACTCCGCGTCGACCGGTTCATCCGCGAACGGCTCCTGCCCGCCGTGCACCGCGACGCGCACCCTCTCGAGGTGACGTGCTGGGAGGCACCCGGTGAGCCGGTGACCTTCGCGGAGGCGGCTGCGGGCGAGTACCGGCCGATCTCCGCGGGGGAGGCGTGGGGTCGCCCGTGGGGCACGACCTGGTTCCGCGTGACGGGCGCGGTGCCCGACCGCTGGCGCGGGGCGGACGGTGCGCTGCCGGCCGGGACACGAGCCGAACTGGTGGCCGACCTCGGCTTCACGATCGGCCAGCCGGGCTTCCAGTGCGAGGCGATGGTGTGGTCTCCCGACGGCCGGCCGGTGCGCGGGATCGCCCCGCTGAACAACGCCGTCATCGAGGCCGTCGGCGCCGACGGCGCCGTCGACGTCTACATCGAAGGGGCGTCCAACCCCGATGTCGGGAGCCTGTTCACCTTCGCGCCGACACCCGTGGGGGATCCGCTCACCGCGGGCACGGATCCGGTCTACCGCCTCCGTCATGTCGACGTGCGACTGCGCGACCTGGAGGTGGCCGGCCTGCTGGCCGACACCGTGGCCCTGCACGGTCTCGCGGCGCAGCTGGATCCGGCCTCGCCGCGCCAGGCCGACATCGTCGCGGCGCTCGAGCGGATGATCGACGCCGTGGATCCGCACGACGTCGCGGGCACGGCGACCGCCGGTCGTGCCGTGCTCGCGCCGGCGCTCGCCCGCCCCGCGGCCGCCAGTGCGCACACGCTGCACGCGGTCGGTCACGCCCACATCGACTCCGCGTGGCTGTGGCCGGTGCGCGAGACCGTCCGCAAGGTGGCCCGCACGTTCTCCAACGTGCTGTCGCTCATGGACGAAGACCCGGGGGTGGTCTTCGCGGCGTCGTCGGCGCAGCAGTACGCGTGGATGAAGGAGTACTACCCCGACCTGTTCGAGCGCATCCGCGCGCGGGTGGCGGAGGGCCGGTTCGTCCCCGTGGGGGGCATGTGGGTGGAATCGGACACGAACATGCCCGGCGGGGAGGCCTTGGCGCGGCAGTTCGTCGCAGGGAAGGGCTTCTTCCTGCGCGAGTTCGGCATCGACACGCGGGAGGTGTGGCTGCCGGACTCGTTCGGCTACACCGGCGCGATGCCGCAGGTGGCAGCCGCCGCCGGCGCGCGGTGGTTCCTCACGCAGAAGATCTCGTGGAACGAGACCAACCGCTTCCCCCACCACACGTTCCAGTGGGAGGGGATCGACGGCACGCGACTGTTCACCCACTTCCCGCCGGTAGACACGTACAACTCCACCGTGTCCGCCGCCGAGCTCGCCTACGCCGAGCGGAACTACGCCGACAAGGGACGCGGCACCGTGTCGCTCCTGCCCTACGGCTACGGCGACGGCGGGGGCGGCCCGACGCGGGAGATGGCCGCGGCCGTCGCCCGTGCGCAGTCGCTGGAGGGCTCGCCCCGCGTCGTGCACTCGTCCCCGCGTCGGTTCTTCGAGACGGCCGAGGCAGAATACCCCGACCCCGAGGTGTGGGTGGGCGAGCTCTACCTGGAGTTCCACCGCGGCACGTATACGAGCCAGCTCCGCACGAAGCAGGGCAACCGGCGCAGCGAGCACCTCCTGCGCGAAGCGGAGCTGTGGGCGACGGCCGCGACCGTCCACACAGGCGCGGAGTATCCGGCCGAGCGCCTGTCGCGCGCGTGGGAGACGGTGCTGCTGCAGCAGTTCCACGACATCCTGCCCGGGTCCTCCATTGCGTGGGTCCACCGCGACGCCGAGCGCAACTACGTCCACGTCGCGCGCGAGCTCGAGGACATCATCGACGCGAGCCTGCGCCGCCTGGCCGGGGACGGCGCGCACACCCTCACCGCCAACGCGGCGCCGCATGCCCGTCGCGGTGTGCATGCCCTGTCGGCTGCTCCCCGCACGGCCACCGCCGGCACGGTCCCGCGTGCCGAGGCCGCCGGGTGGGTGCTCGACAACGGCGTCGTCCGCGTCGTGATCGACCGGCGCGGGCTGGTGACCTCAGCGGTCGATCTCGCCACCGGGCGCGAATGCATCCCGCCGGATGCCGCGGGTGGACTGCTGCAGCTGCATCGCGACACCCCGACGCAGTGGGATGCGTGGGACGTCGACGTGCACTACCGCGCGACCGTGACGGAGCTGACCGATGCCGACCGCGTCGTGGCGGTGGAGGACGCGGTCGTGGTGGAACGGTCTTTCGGCGACTCGCGCATCGTGCAGCGGATCTCGCTGGAGGCCGGCTCGCACACGGTGGAGTTCGCCTTCGAGCTGGACTGGCACGAGACGCAGAAGCTCCTGAAGCTCGCCTTCCCGATCGACGTGCACACCGACCGGGCGACCTCCGAGATCCAGTTCGGCCACATCGACCGCGCCACCCACACGAACACCTCGTGGGACACGGCCCGTTTCGAGACCGTGGCGCACCGATGGGTGCGCGTCGCCGAACCCGATTTCGGCGTCGCCGTCGTGAACGACTCCACCTACGGCCATGACATCACGCGCGCTCCGCGCTCCACCGGCGGCGGCACGGTCTCCATCGTGCGGCTGTCGCTCATCCGCGCGGCGCTGTTCCCCGATCCCACGCAGGATCAGGGGGCGCACGCGCTGCGGGTCGGTCTGGTCATCGGCGCCGAGGTCGCCGATGCCGTCGCGGAGGGCTACCGGATGAACCTGCCCGAGCGGGTCGTGACCGGAGCCGCCGCGACGGACATCCCGCCGCTCGTGTCCGTGTCCGCCCCCGGCGTCGTCGTGGAAGCGGTCAAACTGGCCGAGGACGGCAGCGGCGACGTCGTCGTCCGTCTGTACGAAGCGCTCGGACGCCGCACGACGGCCAGCCTGTCGACGGGGTTCGCCGCAACCGCCGTGACGGAGACCGACCTGCTCGAGCGCGCGCTCACGGCATCCGCGGTCGTGGACGTGCAGATGGGCGAACGGCTCGAGGTGACGCTGCAGCTGCGGCCGTTCCAGCTCGTCACGCTGCGCTTCGCCCGCTGA
- a CDS encoding carbohydrate ABC transporter permease: MTATATLTTGGRHRPGRGTPSRPGRPGRMAARLLSLLPATLLLLAFMLGPIVYSLYGSLTDRAMTGPRAADPQFIGFANYTELFASPDFWLSLGLTVVFVLASAVIGQNVLGMLLAVLLRSAVKPLRSLVGGLVVLAWVLPEIVAAFALYAFFQTDGTLNAFLGWFGLEGTSWLYYFPMLSVILANIWRGTAFSMMVYNAALSEVPPELIEAATIDGAGAWQRFTRVTLPVINRSISTNLLLTTLQTLGVFTLIWVMTGGGPGTQSSTLPVLAFQEAFKFAQVGYGTAIATVTLLIGAVFSAIYIRILKPEVV, encoded by the coding sequence ATGACCGCCACCGCCACCCTCACGACCGGTGGTCGGCACCGTCCGGGCCGGGGGACACCCTCCCGGCCCGGGCGGCCCGGCCGCATGGCCGCTCGCCTGCTGTCACTCCTGCCCGCGACGCTGCTGCTGCTGGCGTTCATGCTGGGTCCCATCGTCTACTCGCTCTACGGATCCCTCACCGACCGGGCGATGACGGGGCCGCGCGCCGCCGACCCGCAGTTCATCGGCTTCGCCAACTACACCGAGCTGTTCGCATCCCCGGACTTCTGGCTCTCGCTCGGGCTCACGGTGGTGTTCGTCCTCGCTTCGGCCGTGATCGGCCAGAACGTGCTCGGGATGCTGCTGGCCGTGCTCCTGCGCAGCGCGGTCAAGCCGCTGCGGTCCCTGGTGGGAGGGCTCGTCGTGCTCGCGTGGGTGCTGCCGGAGATCGTGGCGGCCTTCGCCCTGTACGCCTTCTTCCAGACCGACGGCACGCTCAACGCGTTCCTCGGCTGGTTCGGGCTGGAGGGCACGAGCTGGCTGTATTACTTCCCGATGCTGTCGGTCATCCTCGCGAACATCTGGCGCGGCACCGCCTTCTCGATGATGGTCTACAACGCCGCGCTGTCCGAAGTGCCGCCCGAGCTGATCGAGGCGGCCACGATCGACGGTGCCGGCGCGTGGCAGCGTTTCACGCGCGTGACCCTTCCCGTGATCAACCGGTCGATCTCCACCAACCTGCTCCTCACGACCCTGCAGACCCTCGGCGTGTTCACCCTCATCTGGGTGATGACCGGCGGCGGGCCGGGCACCCAGTCCTCGACACTGCCGGTGCTCGCCTTCCAGGAGGCGTTCAAGTTCGCACAGGTCGGCTACGGCACGGCCATCGCCACCGTCACGCTGCTGATCGGCGCCGTGTTCTCGGCCATCTACATCAGGATCCTCAAGCCGGAGGTGGTGTGA
- a CDS encoding isochorismate synthase: MPSPASLPIPRLRVVTREIATVDDVLAHSAATDPLFWSRRGDALAGFGVALRLEAAAGALTPAAELAVRWRAVAAAADIDDAVGIPGTGLVAFGSFAFDPSSAHASVLTVPATLVGRRGGRTWVTHVRVDDPVPAEDATALPPATPYGPHWSATLGPGRMSAQGYQDAVRAALAAIARHDVEKVVLARDVVGTAPSGADLRRLVRALLSGYPDCWVFAVDGLIGASPETLVTASHGTVTARVLAGTIARGADADADTAASLFLSDSGKDQDEHRFAVQSVLDALRPHTSALAAAEQPFTLRLPNVWHLATDVEGELDDGSSSLDLVAALHPTAAVAGTPTPAAMAMIRRLEPFDRGRYAGAVGWIDASGDGEWAIALRCAQFDLPDANGALPLTAYAGAGIVAGSDPETELLETRVKFRPIVEALA; encoded by the coding sequence GTGCCTTCGCCCGCCTCGCTTCCGATCCCGCGGCTGCGCGTCGTCACGCGCGAGATCGCGACGGTGGACGACGTCCTCGCGCATTCCGCCGCCACCGACCCGCTCTTCTGGAGTCGCCGCGGCGATGCGCTGGCCGGTTTCGGCGTCGCTCTGCGACTGGAGGCGGCGGCGGGCGCCCTGACTCCGGCGGCCGAACTGGCCGTCCGCTGGCGCGCGGTCGCGGCAGCCGCCGACATCGACGACGCCGTGGGGATCCCGGGAACCGGCCTGGTCGCGTTCGGCTCCTTCGCGTTCGACCCCAGCTCCGCTCACGCGAGCGTGCTGACCGTGCCGGCGACGCTCGTGGGGCGGCGCGGCGGGCGCACGTGGGTCACGCACGTCCGCGTCGACGACCCCGTTCCCGCCGAGGACGCCACCGCGCTCCCGCCCGCGACGCCGTACGGGCCGCACTGGTCGGCGACGCTCGGCCCCGGGCGCATGAGCGCACAGGGGTACCAGGACGCGGTGCGCGCGGCGCTGGCGGCGATCGCCCGCCACGACGTCGAGAAGGTCGTCCTGGCCCGCGACGTCGTGGGCACCGCGCCCTCCGGAGCCGACCTCCGCCGCCTCGTCCGCGCCCTGCTGTCGGGTTACCCGGACTGCTGGGTGTTCGCCGTCGACGGCCTGATCGGGGCGAGCCCCGAGACCCTGGTGACCGCCTCGCACGGCACCGTCACCGCGCGCGTCCTCGCCGGGACGATCGCCCGCGGCGCCGACGCGGATGCCGACACCGCGGCATCCCTGTTCCTCTCCGACAGCGGGAAGGACCAGGACGAGCACCGCTTCGCCGTGCAGAGCGTGTTGGACGCGCTGCGCCCGCACACGAGCGCCCTCGCCGCGGCCGAGCAGCCGTTCACGCTGCGCCTGCCGAACGTGTGGCACCTCGCCACCGATGTGGAGGGGGAGCTGGACGACGGATCGTCCTCCCTCGACCTCGTCGCGGCACTGCATCCCACGGCAGCGGTCGCGGGGACCCCGACCCCCGCCGCGATGGCGATGATCCGCCGGCTCGAACCCTTCGACCGGGGCCGGTACGCCGGAGCGGTCGGATGGATCGACGCCTCCGGGGACGGGGAGTGGGCCATCGCGCTGCGCTGCGCCCAGTTCGATCTGCCCGACGCCAACGGCGCCCTGCCCCTCACCGCCTATGCCGGAGCGGGCATCGTCGCGGGCAGCGACCCGGAGACGGAACTGCTGGAGACGCGCGTGAAGTTCCGGCCGATCGTCGAAGCACTCGCCTGA
- a CDS encoding extracellular solute-binding protein, which translates to MKRSTTTLALAGLTATALALSGCGGGAESEASDGTIRVAYQKTKSFTAMDELMKKVKEQYEEEFPDRSVELMPIEAEQDQYFTKLALMNGSADTAPDVIYEDTFQIRSDAAAGYLQPIDEFVAEWDEWEQYDEGARQAGLGDDGKIYGVPLGTDTRGLYFNKEIFADAGLPEDWAPTSWDDVLDAARAVQESNADVIPLNVYAAQALGEATSMQGFEMLLYGTGDELMDTESNKWVTGSQGFLDALEFYQTVAEEKLGPDPALALDAGWGTKVSTELLPQGGIAIALDGSWLPSNWINGENEWPEWEETLGFAAMPTQDGGGEGFTSMSGGWTLSMGANASDPQAAFDFMAQALTFDNALTYHQEAGQIAVRTDVAESQEYLDFNPSFEFFSSLVPYTNFRPATPDYSQISSNIPVATEGVYTGQTTPEDAQTAYDQALVGIVGEENTQAG; encoded by the coding sequence ATGAAGAGATCGACGACGACTCTCGCCCTCGCCGGCCTCACCGCCACGGCACTGGCGCTGAGCGGATGCGGCGGAGGTGCCGAGTCGGAGGCGTCCGATGGAACCATCCGCGTCGCCTACCAGAAGACCAAATCGTTCACCGCGATGGACGAACTCATGAAGAAGGTCAAAGAGCAGTACGAGGAGGAGTTCCCCGATCGCTCGGTCGAGCTCATGCCGATCGAGGCCGAGCAGGATCAGTACTTCACCAAGCTCGCGCTGATGAACGGATCCGCCGACACCGCGCCCGACGTGATCTACGAAGACACCTTCCAGATCCGCTCCGACGCCGCGGCCGGCTACCTGCAGCCGATCGACGAGTTCGTCGCCGAGTGGGACGAGTGGGAGCAGTACGACGAGGGCGCCCGCCAGGCGGGACTCGGCGATGACGGCAAGATCTATGGGGTGCCGCTGGGCACCGACACGCGCGGCCTGTACTTCAACAAGGAGATCTTCGCCGACGCCGGCCTTCCCGAGGACTGGGCTCCGACGAGCTGGGACGACGTGCTGGACGCCGCGCGTGCGGTGCAGGAGAGCAATGCCGACGTCATCCCGTTGAACGTCTACGCAGCGCAGGCGCTGGGGGAGGCGACCTCCATGCAGGGCTTCGAGATGCTGCTGTACGGCACCGGGGACGAGCTCATGGACACCGAGTCGAACAAGTGGGTGACCGGATCACAGGGCTTCCTCGACGCGCTGGAGTTCTACCAGACCGTCGCCGAGGAGAAGCTCGGCCCCGACCCTGCGCTGGCCCTGGACGCCGGCTGGGGGACGAAGGTCAGCACCGAGCTGCTCCCGCAGGGCGGCATCGCGATCGCGCTGGACGGCTCGTGGCTGCCGAGCAACTGGATCAACGGCGAGAACGAATGGCCGGAGTGGGAGGAGACGCTCGGGTTCGCCGCGATGCCCACGCAGGACGGCGGGGGTGAGGGCTTCACCTCGATGTCGGGCGGATGGACGCTCTCGATGGGCGCCAACGCCTCCGACCCGCAGGCGGCCTTCGATTTCATGGCGCAGGCTCTGACCTTCGACAACGCGCTGACGTACCACCAGGAGGCCGGCCAGATCGCCGTGCGCACCGACGTCGCCGAAAGCCAGGAGTACCTCGACTTCAACCCGTCGTTCGAGTTCTTCTCCTCGCTGGTCCCGTACACGAACTTCCGCCCCGCGACGCCGGACTACTCGCAGATCTCCTCGAACATCCCGGTCGCCACCGAGGGCGTGTACACCGGGCAGACCACGCCCGAGGACGCGCAGACCGCGTACGACCAGGCTCTCGTGGGCATCGTCGGCGAAGAGAACACGCAGGCGGGCTGA
- a CDS encoding PPK2 family polyphosphate kinase: MTTSARWRTAASEVLRAGAGFALADVDPDSTPGYTGRKRDGVDDLAEGATRLGELQERLFAQSVAGTAEGSVLLLLQAMDTAGKGGVVRHVVGAVDPQGVELAAFKKPTEEELAHDFLWRVERRLPEPGRIGVFDRSHYEDVLIGRVRALAPPEEIQRRYGAIEEFEADAAARGIRWVKVMLHLSREEQRKRLADRLDRPDKQWKYNPGDVDEQERWDDYMAAYQVAIERTSSEAAPWHVVPADRKWYARLAVQELLAEALAGLNPTWPAPDYDVEREKARLAAT; the protein is encoded by the coding sequence ATGACCACTTCCGCGCGGTGGCGCACCGCTGCATCGGAGGTGCTGCGCGCCGGAGCGGGTTTCGCCCTCGCGGATGTCGATCCGGACTCGACGCCGGGGTACACGGGGAGGAAACGTGACGGCGTCGACGACCTGGCGGAGGGTGCCACGCGGCTGGGCGAGCTGCAGGAGCGCCTGTTCGCACAGAGCGTCGCCGGTACGGCTGAGGGGTCGGTGCTGCTGCTCCTGCAGGCCATGGACACCGCCGGCAAGGGCGGCGTCGTGCGGCACGTGGTGGGCGCCGTCGATCCCCAGGGCGTGGAGCTGGCCGCGTTCAAGAAGCCGACCGAGGAGGAGCTCGCCCACGACTTCCTGTGGCGGGTCGAACGGCGCTTGCCCGAGCCCGGCCGCATCGGGGTGTTCGACCGTTCGCACTACGAAGACGTGCTGATCGGCCGCGTGCGCGCCCTTGCTCCGCCGGAGGAGATCCAACGGCGCTACGGCGCGATCGAGGAGTTCGAGGCGGATGCGGCGGCCCGCGGCATCCGGTGGGTCAAGGTCATGCTGCACCTCTCCCGCGAAGAGCAGCGGAAACGGCTGGCCGACCGGCTCGACCGCCCCGACAAGCAGTGGAAGTACAACCCGGGCGACGTCGACGAGCAGGAGCGCTGGGACGACTACATGGCCGCCTATCAGGTGGCCATCGAGCGCACCTCCAGCGAGGCGGCGCCGTGGCACGTGGTGCCCGCCGACCGCAAATGGTACGCGCGGCTGGCCGTACAGGAACTGCTGGCCGAGGCGCTGGCGGGGCTGAACCCGACCTGGCCGGCACCGGACTACGACGTCGAACGGGAGAAGGCGCGGCTGGCGGCGACGTGA
- a CDS encoding carbohydrate ABC transporter permease has protein sequence MATSTAAVSVSAPRRRPQTVLSSILLAVIGVLFLVPLLWIVFASFDGDAQVTMKLPGTWTLENYTQVMTWELTWQPLLNSVVISLGTAVITVVAGVLAAYPLSRYSMRFQQTFMYGILFGTGLPITAMMVPVYALFVSFGLLDSVWGVVVFMAATSLPMAIWMLKNFMDSVPISLEEAAWVDGAGSMQALGRIVIPLMRQGIGVVFIFVFTMAWGNFFVPFVLLFTSSNLPAAVSIFNFFGQYGSVAYGQLAAYSVLYAAPMVLLYVLVQKLSGGAFALAGSVKG, from the coding sequence ATGGCGACCTCCACCGCGGCAGTGTCCGTCTCCGCGCCGCGCCGGCGCCCGCAGACCGTGCTGTCCTCGATTCTCCTCGCCGTGATCGGCGTGCTGTTCCTCGTGCCGCTGCTGTGGATCGTCTTCGCCTCCTTCGACGGCGACGCGCAGGTCACGATGAAGCTGCCGGGGACGTGGACGCTGGAGAACTACACGCAGGTGATGACGTGGGAACTGACGTGGCAGCCCCTGCTGAACTCCGTCGTGATCTCCCTCGGCACCGCGGTCATCACGGTGGTGGCCGGTGTGCTCGCGGCCTACCCGCTTTCGCGGTACTCGATGCGGTTCCAGCAGACGTTCATGTACGGGATCCTCTTCGGCACGGGCCTGCCCATCACCGCGATGATGGTGCCGGTCTACGCGCTGTTCGTGTCGTTCGGACTGCTCGACTCGGTGTGGGGCGTCGTCGTCTTCATGGCCGCCACATCGCTCCCGATGGCGATCTGGATGCTGAAGAACTTCATGGACTCCGTGCCCATCTCCCTGGAGGAGGCCGCGTGGGTCGATGGCGCCGGGTCGATGCAGGCGCTCGGCCGCATCGTCATCCCGCTCATGCGGCAAGGTATCGGCGTGGTGTTCATCTTCGTGTTCACCATGGCGTGGGGGAACTTCTTCGTTCCCTTCGTGCTGCTGTTCACGTCGTCGAACCTCCCCGCTGCCGTATCGATCTTCAACTTCTTCGGGCAGTACGGCTCGGTCGCTTACGGGCAGCTCGCCGCGTACTCGGTGCTCTACGCCGCACCGATGGTCCTCCTCTACGTCCTGGTCCAGAAGCTCTCCGGCGGGGCCTTCGCCCTCGCCGGCTCCGTCAAGGGCTGA